In the genome of Chryseobacterium arthrosphaerae, one region contains:
- the glsA gene encoding glutaminase A has translation MKKNSFLFSAKGIVLAAFLSLHTVTYAQKTTDISTISEKTLNSILEKNRTYYTQGKVADYIPELGKMDAKAIAFSVVDKNGKVFNTGDVSKKFTMQSISKIIALMVAVNEKGEANVFDKMGYFGSDRPFNHFSNLETTGKPLNPMMNAGAILTTSLISGEGEKPFLKVLDMVRYITRNPTIDYSKSVYESEKSTGHRNRGMFYIMKNSGLISGNEDQLDNYFKQCSIELTAEDLAKIGYFFANQCVRFDGDSQYKNAEVARLIESQMLTAGMYEFSGEYSRMVGLPSKSGVGGGITVSVPGKMGIGVFSPALDQHGNSLAGYHMILDLVKQYNLSIF, from the coding sequence ATGAAAAAAAACAGCTTTTTATTTTCCGCAAAAGGAATTGTTCTTGCAGCTTTTCTTTCCTTACATACAGTTACTTATGCTCAGAAAACAACAGATATTTCAACGATTTCTGAAAAAACATTAAACAGTATCCTGGAAAAAAACAGAACCTATTACACACAGGGGAAAGTAGCAGATTATATTCCCGAGCTTGGAAAAATGGATGCCAAAGCTATTGCTTTTTCAGTGGTGGATAAGAACGGTAAAGTATTCAACACCGGTGATGTAAGTAAAAAATTTACCATGCAGAGTATCTCCAAGATCATCGCCTTAATGGTAGCCGTGAATGAAAAAGGAGAAGCCAATGTCTTTGATAAGATGGGTTACTTCGGATCAGACAGACCTTTCAATCATTTTTCCAATCTTGAAACTACAGGTAAGCCGCTCAACCCGATGATGAACGCCGGTGCGATCCTTACCACTTCCTTGATTTCCGGAGAAGGTGAAAAGCCATTCCTTAAAGTTCTGGACATGGTAAGGTATATTACCAGAAATCCAACCATCGACTACAGCAAATCTGTCTATGAATCCGAAAAATCTACCGGACACCGTAACCGGGGAATGTTTTACATCATGAAAAACAGCGGATTGATTTCAGGAAATGAAGATCAGCTGGATAACTATTTCAAACAATGTTCTATTGAACTGACTGCTGAAGATCTGGCGAAAATAGGATATTTCTTTGCCAATCAGTGCGTCCGTTTTGACGGAGATTCCCAATATAAAAATGCCGAAGTTGCCAGACTGATAGAATCTCAAATGCTGACTGCCGGAATGTATGAGTTCAGCGGCGAATATTCCAGAATGGTTGGATTACCGAGCAAATCCGGAGTTGGAGGCGGAATCACCGTGAGCGTTCCGGGGAAAATGGGTATCGGGGTATTCAGTCCTGCATTGGATCAGCATGGAAATTCACTGGCGGGTTATCATATGATCCTGGATCTGGTAAAACAGTACAATCTGAGTATTTTCTAA